A part of Paenibacillus donghaensis genomic DNA contains:
- a CDS encoding helix-turn-helix domain-containing protein produces MQVMQGDLLVIPPGVSHVFHPQDMTGTEPLLIFNCMLRPELGRILRELPGPFSEEEMLPLLKLLEVKQWFGYREKNVELALLLRRMHEMQSCGSLRDQQQLYPLLFELANLIMPAAAIPFAQQSGMDYDPLHDVILYMISNFREKITLKEMSRQIAVSSRQFQRLFKIKTGKSYLQMLQEIRMKYSCLLLMFTELGIQSIALEVGIYDMKYFYRLFREYSGMTPASYRNRLQSHFLSAKEMMSSAEHCSH; encoded by the coding sequence ATGCAGGTTATGCAGGGGGATTTGTTAGTTATACCGCCTGGGGTTTCCCATGTCTTTCACCCTCAGGATATGACCGGTACAGAGCCGCTCCTCATCTTCAATTGTATGCTCAGGCCTGAGCTTGGCAGGATTCTCAGAGAGCTGCCGGGACCCTTCTCTGAAGAGGAGATGTTGCCGCTCCTGAAGCTTCTGGAGGTGAAGCAATGGTTCGGGTATAGGGAGAAAAACGTGGAGCTGGCCTTATTGCTCCGCCGTATGCATGAGATGCAGAGCTGTGGCTCACTTAGGGATCAACAGCAGCTATACCCGTTGCTGTTCGAACTGGCGAATCTCATTATGCCCGCAGCCGCCATTCCTTTCGCTCAGCAGTCCGGGATGGACTATGATCCGCTGCATGACGTCATCCTGTATATGATCAGTAATTTCAGAGAGAAAATCACGCTGAAGGAGATGAGCCGGCAGATTGCGGTGAGCTCCCGCCAGTTTCAGAGATTATTCAAAATAAAGACCGGCAAGTCCTATCTCCAGATGCTCCAGGAAATCCGCATGAAATACAGCTGCCTTCTGCTGATGTTCACGGAGCTTGGGATACAGTCCATTGCCCTGGAGGTCGGAATTTACGACATGAAATATTTCTACCGGCTATTCCGTGAATATAGCGGTATGACTCCTGCTTCTTACCGAAACCGGTTGCAGAGTCACTTTTTGTCGGCGAAGGAGATGATGAGCAGTGCTGAACATTGCTCCCATTAA
- a CDS encoding restriction endonuclease subunit M, protein MKRLDDIVEFVSGSSQFRIKEVSDDKAPLYTYYGQSEIEDDLLGIDSNGRDSKKVRTFDRVNTLCQGDLVFSLISGESTIVSANHHGYLYTQNYVKLVTNEKVDSKYLVYLLNEDKFIKKQLQMGLQGSQVLKYTLKQVKELEFLELPKMEIQLITGELYFSQLRLEALKKRVSNLETAIVLEKLREASNK, encoded by the coding sequence ATGAAGAGGTTGGATGATATAGTTGAGTTCGTAAGTGGCTCGTCGCAATTCAGAATTAAAGAAGTGTCTGATGATAAAGCACCACTTTATACCTATTATGGACAATCAGAAATTGAAGATGATTTGCTAGGAATTGATTCTAATGGTAGGGACAGCAAAAAAGTGCGAACTTTTGATCGAGTGAATACACTATGTCAAGGTGATCTTGTCTTTAGTTTGATATCGGGAGAATCTACTATAGTTAGTGCAAATCATCACGGATATCTATACACGCAAAACTACGTTAAGTTAGTAACAAATGAAAAGGTGGATTCAAAATATCTTGTTTACTTACTTAATGAAGATAAATTCATTAAAAAACAGCTTCAAATGGGATTACAGGGGTCACAAGTTCTAAAATACACGTTGAAACAAGTGAAAGAACTTGAATTTCTTGAATTGCCAAAAATGGAAATTCAACTCATTACCGGTGAACTTTATTTCAGCCAATTACGGTTGGAAGCGTTAAAAAAAAGAGTTTCAAATTTGGAAACTGCTATAGTACTAGAAAAACTTAGGGAGGCAAGCAATAAATGA
- the rhuM gene encoding RhuM family protein — MKEIQFLMYDADEKVEVLVQDETIWATQKTIAELFDVDRTSISRHLKNIFEIGELDEKVVIAEIAHTTQHGAIEGKTQTKPVKYYNLDAVISVGYRVNSQKATKFRIWATDVLKDYIQKGFKINVERMKQGENVFGKDYFRELIETVRSIRASERRIWQQISDVFAEISYDYDRNADVTKKFYATVQNKFHYAITGKTAAEIVYDSADKDKEHMGLTSWKNSPDGRILQSDVSIAKNYLLEKEIRSLERNVSAYFDYVERLLEDEVLLGMQDFAKSIDEFLTFNRYEILDGNGRISQSKAKEKAIGEYKEFNKHQKIVSDFDRVIKTIQGEQ; from the coding sequence ATGAAAGAAATACAATTTTTGATGTATGATGCCGATGAGAAAGTGGAAGTTCTTGTTCAAGACGAAACAATTTGGGCAACCCAAAAAACTATCGCAGAGTTGTTTGATGTTGATAGAACGTCAATCTCTCGTCATTTGAAAAATATTTTTGAGATAGGTGAGCTCGATGAAAAAGTGGTTATTGCAGAAATTGCACATACCACTCAACACGGGGCAATAGAAGGAAAAACACAAACGAAACCAGTGAAATATTACAACTTGGATGCTGTTATCTCAGTTGGCTATCGTGTAAATTCGCAAAAGGCAACAAAGTTCCGGATCTGGGCAACGGATGTTTTAAAAGACTATATCCAAAAAGGTTTTAAAATTAATGTTGAACGTATGAAACAAGGCGAGAATGTTTTTGGCAAGGATTACTTTCGCGAGTTGATTGAAACTGTTCGTTCCATTCGAGCAAGTGAACGACGGATATGGCAACAAATATCCGATGTATTTGCGGAAATTTCATACGACTATGACAGAAACGCAGACGTTACGAAGAAGTTTTATGCGACCGTTCAAAACAAGTTTCATTATGCGATCACAGGCAAAACGGCTGCTGAAATTGTTTATGACAGTGCCGATAAAGACAAGGAACATATGGGGCTTACTTCTTGGAAGAACTCGCCCGATGGCCGAATCTTGCAATCCGACGTATCCATTGCAAAGAATTATTTATTGGAAAAAGAAATTCGCAGTCTGGAGCGTAACGTATCCGCTTATTTTGACTATGTTGAGCGTCTGCTCGAAGATGAGGTTTTATTGGGAATGCAGGACTTCGCGAAAAGCATTGATGAATTCTTAACATTCAACCGCTATGAAATTCTGGATGGAAATGGGCGCATTTCACAAAGTAAGGCTAAGGAAAAGGCGATCGGTGAGTATAAAGAATTCAACAAACATCAAAAAATAGTGTCTGATTTTGATCGAGTAATCAAGACCATACAGGGAGAGCAGTAA
- a CDS encoding type I restriction endonuclease subunit R, producing the protein MTENQFETDLIQYLTSGTITKSEHHEGISNFVVNESNMDYIVKTKHWKYGSTIKTTDQLWGNFKAILEQHNQNTLEHPLSVVEFNQVKKIISDIQTPYEAGQFLYGLNGVSQIEIDLDDGRHVFLTVFDQKQIGAGDTVYQVVNQIERPAIIAGKLNRCFDTTLLINGLPIIQIEEKRDTRDVNEALNQMHQYIDENQYRDIFSTLQILVAITPNNVKYMANTTPDKFNKDFAFNWQRKSDNTIVRNWKEFADSMLSIPMAHQMATNYMILDGTKNKQMLKVMRPYQVYATQNVIEGLKRSDFELGTHKIGYIWHTTGAGKTITSFKTAWLASRMPKVDKVVFVVDRIALTKQTNENYKAYDPDATEDTLGSVQNTDNTTDLSRKLKSKDNSIVVTSVQKLDTLVKRKTFKAPDKNIVFIVDEAHRSTGGDSFRNIQKAFKKSAWVGYTGTPMFDETTTGLRTEDIFGPLLHAYTIREAIADRNVLGFKVDFETTINEKQMKEQYLPAFYRERYPKWMEERIQEKINNLSQEDMDDAVEPSFYDENPDHVKLVVEDIFKNWRNRSNEGKYNALFTTHVGGGKASTPMAMMYFNEFQRINEENKKNGGQTLKVAVTFSQNTSNNDGMLAANQGLHYAITAYNAEFSTSFGMDDVSGYTQDVASRLNKSASDRNFLDLVIVVDQLLTGFDAPELNTLYVDRTLKGAGLIQAYSRTNRISDMQEKPWGRVVNYRWPAQNEKLMNKALAVYANKDSAILPEDKQRESNQEDGIIAKPFEDVFSEVKEVVGKLGNLTSNFQQLPPSEKKKDEMLDLLREYNRGMAKLKQYDPDEVEGENVGFNYDDPEELLEKLGMTSEQEVMLTTVLTNELKSHIAKEKKIPVYQIELRMTHVKDVKVDYDYLTELVEKLLNQVHEGKDREAKETQEKINQFANGLDDRHYATKIMNAATAIIEGHFPPAGSDFKYPVKLEDSELVIQQANNISLDRMFLDFRVKWGIADIITSAQMRELFSRHRYGLQDLDDTGQIRDIIAQASSNYALLSHDEKVQSLTKMKYRNGLRDAIYKLADELVKS; encoded by the coding sequence ATGACCGAGAATCAATTTGAAACCGATTTAATTCAATACCTTACAAGTGGCACAATTACAAAATCAGAACATCATGAAGGGATAAGCAACTTTGTTGTCAACGAATCAAATATGGATTACATAGTGAAAACCAAACATTGGAAATATGGATCAACTATTAAAACGACAGATCAACTCTGGGGTAACTTCAAGGCGATCCTGGAACAACACAATCAAAATACACTTGAACATCCTTTAAGCGTTGTGGAATTTAATCAGGTTAAGAAAATAATCTCTGATATTCAGACACCTTATGAAGCGGGGCAGTTCTTGTATGGCTTAAATGGAGTGTCGCAAATCGAGATTGATTTAGACGATGGACGCCATGTATTTCTTACCGTTTTTGATCAAAAACAAATAGGGGCAGGGGATACTGTTTATCAAGTAGTCAATCAAATTGAACGACCAGCAATTATCGCAGGAAAACTAAATCGCTGTTTTGACACGACTTTACTGATTAATGGTCTGCCGATCATTCAAATCGAGGAAAAGCGTGATACTCGTGATGTCAATGAAGCGCTCAATCAAATGCATCAATATATTGATGAAAATCAATATCGGGATATTTTCTCAACTTTGCAAATTTTGGTGGCTATAACACCAAATAATGTGAAGTATATGGCTAATACTACGCCAGATAAATTTAATAAGGACTTCGCTTTCAACTGGCAGCGCAAGAGTGACAATACCATCGTTCGCAACTGGAAAGAATTCGCAGACTCTATGCTTTCTATTCCAATGGCACATCAAATGGCTACCAACTACATGATCTTAGATGGCACAAAAAACAAACAAATGTTGAAAGTGATGCGTCCGTATCAAGTATATGCGACCCAGAATGTGATTGAGGGCTTGAAACGTTCAGATTTTGAGCTCGGCACCCATAAAATCGGCTATATCTGGCACACAACTGGAGCGGGTAAAACGATCACAAGCTTCAAAACAGCATGGCTGGCAAGCCGTATGCCGAAGGTGGACAAGGTTGTCTTTGTTGTGGATCGAATTGCTTTAACCAAGCAAACCAATGAAAATTACAAAGCTTATGATCCTGATGCGACCGAAGACACATTGGGCAGCGTTCAAAACACAGACAATACGACTGATTTGAGTCGTAAGCTTAAAAGTAAAGACAACAGCATTGTTGTAACTTCTGTTCAAAAACTGGACACGTTGGTGAAACGCAAAACTTTTAAAGCTCCAGATAAAAATATCGTATTTATCGTGGACGAAGCCCATCGTTCAACAGGCGGTGACTCATTCAGGAATATCCAAAAAGCTTTTAAAAAATCCGCTTGGGTGGGTTATACGGGAACGCCGATGTTTGATGAAACGACCACCGGTCTTCGAACAGAAGATATTTTTGGTCCGCTCTTACACGCTTATACCATTCGGGAAGCCATTGCTGACCGCAATGTTTTAGGGTTCAAAGTTGATTTCGAGACCACCATTAACGAAAAACAAATGAAAGAACAATATCTTCCTGCGTTCTACCGTGAACGTTATCCCAAATGGATGGAAGAACGAATTCAGGAGAAAATCAATAATCTCTCCCAAGAAGATATGGATGATGCTGTTGAACCCAGTTTCTACGACGAAAACCCGGATCACGTCAAATTAGTAGTCGAGGACATTTTTAAAAATTGGCGTAATCGTTCGAATGAAGGAAAGTATAATGCTTTGTTTACAACTCACGTGGGCGGCGGTAAAGCAAGTACGCCAATGGCGATGATGTATTTTAATGAGTTTCAACGTATCAACGAAGAAAATAAAAAGAATGGCGGACAAACCTTAAAAGTTGCTGTGACATTTAGTCAAAATACTTCAAATAACGATGGTATGCTTGCCGCCAATCAAGGTCTGCACTATGCGATTACCGCTTATAATGCCGAATTTAGTACATCCTTTGGGATGGACGATGTTTCCGGCTATACGCAAGACGTGGCTTCACGCTTGAATAAATCCGCCTCAGACCGAAATTTTCTTGATCTCGTTATTGTGGTTGACCAATTATTGACGGGTTTTGACGCACCTGAACTTAACACGCTTTATGTGGATCGCACCTTAAAAGGAGCCGGATTAATTCAAGCTTATTCCAGAACGAACCGGATTTCGGATATGCAAGAAAAACCGTGGGGACGTGTAGTGAATTATCGCTGGCCTGCTCAAAATGAGAAGTTGATGAATAAAGCGCTCGCTGTTTACGCCAATAAAGACTCAGCCATATTGCCGGAAGACAAACAACGTGAATCCAATCAGGAAGACGGGATCATTGCCAAGCCCTTTGAAGATGTATTTAGCGAAGTGAAAGAAGTGGTTGGCAAGCTGGGTAACTTAACGTCTAATTTTCAACAGTTGCCTCCATCTGAAAAGAAAAAGGACGAGATGCTTGATTTGCTTCGTGAGTATAACAGAGGAATGGCAAAATTAAAGCAGTATGATCCCGATGAAGTTGAGGGTGAAAACGTCGGATTTAACTATGATGATCCGGAGGAGTTATTAGAGAAGCTAGGGATGACTTCAGAGCAAGAAGTTATGTTGACAACAGTGTTAACCAATGAACTCAAGTCGCATATTGCGAAAGAGAAGAAAATCCCTGTATATCAAATCGAACTGCGGATGACACATGTGAAAGATGTTAAAGTGGATTATGATTATCTGACTGAACTCGTGGAAAAATTATTAAACCAAGTTCATGAAGGTAAAGATCGAGAAGCCAAAGAGACGCAAGAAAAAATCAACCAGTTTGCTAATGGGTTGGATGATCGTCACTATGCGACTAAGATTATGAATGCGGCTACTGCTATTATTGAAGGACACTTCCCGCCTGCTGGTTCTGATTTCAAGTATCCTGTGAAACTAGAGGACAGTGAGTTGGTTATCCAGCAAGCGAACAATATTAGTCTGGATCGCATGTTTCTTGACTTTCGGGTGAAGTGGGGAATCGCGGATATTATCACAAGCGCCCAAATGCGAGAATTGTTTAGCCGCCATCGCTACGGCTTGCAAGACCTGGATGATACGGGCCAAATCCGTGACATTATCGCTCAAGCCAGTTCTAACTATGCGCTACTCTCTCATGACGAAAAAGTACAGTCATTAACTAAGATGAAATATCGAAACGGGTTGCGCGACGCGATTTACAAACTGGCAGATGAACTGGTAAAAAGTTAA
- a CDS encoding restriction endonuclease subunit S: MSRHKENVPKLRFPGFTDAWEQRELGDLAEFSKGSGYTKNDLSETGSPIVLYGRLYTKYETVINDVDTFVEMKDKSVISEGNEVVVPASGETAEDISRASVIGKPGVILGGDLNVIKPNEQIDPVFLALAISNGAPNRDMVKRAQGKSVVHLHNSDLKKINLVFPQIEEQRNILEFNLQLEHLITLHQSKLNKLKNLKAGLLQKILPENGEDFPEVRFPGFTRAWEQRKLGDVIAEAYQGINTASDKVEYSNDGVEILQSKHITSGQISFDDIRYLDKEKYPNYFPKYVPKIDDILFANIGTIGPSVVVKTKKEFLVAWNILKLTLNKNVSSMFIQTSLHKLNNKGHFESVTTGNATKFVNKDEMLRTPISLPSVEEQTKIGTLFNQLDQLITLHQRKLHHLQEQKKALLKQMFI, translated from the coding sequence ATGAGCAGACACAAAGAAAATGTACCTAAATTAAGATTTCCTGGATTCACTGACGCTTGGGAACAGCGTGAGTTGGGTGATCTCGCAGAATTTTCAAAAGGAAGCGGTTATACGAAGAATGATTTAAGCGAAACCGGTTCGCCAATCGTTTTATATGGTCGTCTTTATACTAAATACGAAACAGTGATTAATGATGTTGATACATTTGTAGAAATGAAAGATAAATCTGTAATAAGTGAAGGAAACGAAGTTGTTGTTCCTGCATCCGGGGAAACGGCAGAAGATATCTCAAGAGCTTCAGTGATTGGAAAGCCAGGAGTAATACTAGGTGGAGACCTAAATGTTATTAAACCTAACGAGCAAATTGATCCTGTTTTTTTAGCTTTAGCAATTTCAAATGGAGCACCAAATAGAGATATGGTAAAACGAGCTCAAGGCAAATCTGTAGTTCATTTGCACAATTCAGATTTAAAAAAAATAAACTTGGTTTTTCCTCAAATCGAAGAGCAAAGAAATATATTGGAATTTAACTTGCAACTCGAACACCTCATCACCCTTCATCAGAGTAAGTTAAATAAATTGAAAAACTTAAAGGCTGGGTTGCTCCAAAAAATTTTACCGGAAAATGGCGAAGATTTTCCAGAAGTTCGTTTCCCTGGATTCACGCGTGCATGGGAACAGCGTAAGCTGGGTGATGTAATAGCTGAAGCTTATCAAGGAATTAACACAGCAAGTGACAAAGTCGAGTATTCTAATGACGGAGTTGAAATATTACAATCAAAACACATAACAAGCGGTCAAATATCTTTCGACGATATTCGTTATTTAGATAAAGAAAAATATCCAAATTATTTTCCGAAATATGTTCCCAAAATAGATGATATATTATTCGCAAACATTGGAACTATAGGTCCAAGCGTTGTTGTGAAAACTAAAAAAGAGTTTTTAGTTGCTTGGAATATTTTGAAACTTACTTTGAATAAAAATGTAAGTTCTATGTTTATTCAAACATCACTACATAAACTTAATAATAAAGGGCATTTTGAATCTGTAACAACAGGTAATGCAACGAAATTCGTGAATAAAGATGAGATGTTAAGAACACCTATATCACTTCCAAGTGTAGAGGAACAAACTAAAATCGGCACCCTTTTCAACCAACTCGACCAACTCATCACTCTTCATCAGCGTAAGCTACATCACTTGCAAGAACAAAAGAAAGCACTACTAAAACAAATGTTTATCTAG
- a CDS encoding type I restriction-modification system subunit M has protein sequence MGNNLQTIPTKLWAMANELRGGMDAGEYKNYILAFMFYRYLSEHQELYLVENNVLDVAEGESINKAYLEQANGDDLKDYLEDISSSLGYAIAPLDTWESLVQKIDNSMVIPSDYQTIFDNFNRNAELNQEAAKDFRGVFNDVNLGDSRLGSSTNERAKSLNRIVKLVHDIDYKGEDNKDILGAIYEYLIGQFAASAGKKGGEFYTPHEVSKVLAKIVTDGVEESEHTYSVYDPTCGSGSLLLTVQGELPGGDKPGAIKFFGQEKNTTTYNLARMNLMMHGVSFNNMTLSNANTLESDWPDGPDAKGNDHPRSFDAVVANPPYSAHWDNSETKLKDPRFKEFGKLAPRTKADYAFILHSLYHLNDTGTMGIVLPHGVLFRGAAEGVIRQTIIEKNYLDTVIGLPANLFYGVSIPTIILVLKKNRKAKDILFIDASNEFEKGKNQNKLTGKNINKIIETYRNRVDIDKYAHVASLEEIKENEFNLNIPRYVDTSQEEQTIDLAEVNKLLEQDKQEIAELEAKINEQLRILGINM, from the coding sequence ATGGGTAATAACCTGCAAACCATCCCAACCAAACTGTGGGCGATGGCAAACGAGCTTCGCGGAGGCATGGATGCCGGAGAATACAAGAACTACATCTTAGCCTTTATGTTTTATCGTTATCTTTCAGAACATCAAGAACTGTATTTAGTTGAAAATAATGTTCTTGATGTTGCCGAGGGTGAATCGATCAATAAAGCCTATTTAGAACAAGCGAATGGCGACGATTTGAAAGATTACTTAGAAGATATTTCTTCAAGTCTAGGCTATGCTATTGCACCACTTGATACTTGGGAATCTTTAGTTCAAAAGATCGATAATAGCATGGTGATTCCAAGCGATTATCAAACTATTTTTGATAACTTTAATCGCAACGCTGAATTAAACCAAGAAGCTGCGAAAGATTTCCGTGGTGTATTTAACGACGTCAATCTTGGAGACTCGCGCCTGGGTTCCTCCACCAATGAACGTGCAAAATCACTGAACCGAATTGTAAAGCTTGTTCACGACATTGATTACAAAGGTGAAGATAACAAAGATATTCTTGGCGCAATCTATGAATACCTGATCGGTCAATTTGCAGCAAGTGCAGGTAAAAAAGGTGGAGAGTTCTACACGCCTCATGAAGTTTCTAAAGTTTTGGCTAAAATCGTAACGGATGGTGTAGAAGAATCGGAGCACACTTATTCAGTATATGATCCGACTTGTGGATCTGGATCATTGCTGTTAACGGTACAAGGCGAGCTGCCTGGTGGAGATAAACCCGGGGCGATTAAATTTTTCGGTCAAGAAAAGAATACGACAACCTACAACTTGGCTCGTATGAATCTGATGATGCATGGTGTTTCGTTTAATAACATGACTCTGTCTAATGCTAATACACTGGAAAGCGATTGGCCTGATGGACCGGATGCAAAAGGAAATGACCATCCACGCTCATTTGATGCCGTCGTCGCGAATCCTCCATATTCTGCTCATTGGGATAATAGCGAAACGAAACTCAAAGATCCGCGCTTTAAAGAATTTGGTAAACTCGCTCCCAGAACTAAAGCAGATTATGCATTCATTTTACACAGTTTGTATCATCTGAATGATACGGGAACGATGGGGATTGTATTACCGCATGGTGTTTTGTTCCGCGGTGCAGCAGAAGGTGTGATTCGCCAAACGATCATTGAGAAAAATTATCTTGATACAGTCATAGGTTTGCCTGCCAACTTGTTCTACGGCGTATCTATCCCAACTATAATCTTAGTACTTAAGAAAAATCGTAAAGCAAAAGACATCTTGTTTATCGATGCAAGCAATGAATTTGAAAAAGGTAAGAATCAAAATAAACTTACCGGTAAAAATATTAATAAAATTATCGAAACTTACCGAAATCGTGTAGATATTGATAAATATGCTCATGTGGCATCACTTGAAGAAATTAAAGAAAACGAGTTTAACTTAAATATTCCTCGCTACGTGGATACGTCTCAAGAAGAACAAACCATTGACCTTGCCGAAGTGAATAAGCTATTAGAGCAAGATAAACAAGAAATCGCTGAGCTTGAAGCTAAGATTAATGAACAGTTGAGAATCTTAGGCATTAATATGTAA